CTTTCTATATGTGGGTTAGGAGTTGAGCCCACCTCCCCTCGCCCTTAAACAtcgcctccccctcccctgccccatgTTCAGAACCCCGTCTTTGCCTCAGCCACTCAGATTGTCCATTTTCAAATGCATCCAACAGATGTGCCAGCTTGGTACAAAGAGAGATAGAGTGCAAGGGCAAAGTCTCTTAGGTGGACTGGGCAGCTTCTCCATCACGCCCCCCCCCGGGGGGTCGCATGGCGGCTCCCAGCCCTCACCTGGCTCCGCTCCCGCAGCGTACTAGAGCGGGAACGCAAGGCCTCGGGCTCCAGCGCCAAGGCTGAGGGCTGCTGTACGCTCAGGGGCCTGAGGAAAGTGAAGTCACTGCCGTCGGAGGCCGGAGAGAAGCACGTCCTGTAGCAATGGCTCTGAGAGTCTGTGGGCCGCAGGGTCACCTCCATGTACTTTAGTGTGCCATCTGAGCTCACCTGAAGGTTGGGGCTGGACTGCTTATAGAACTCCCTGGAGGGTGAGTTCTGGCCCCTGCAGCAGTGGCCCCCACCCCGGTCCCCATTTTCATGCTTCCGCAGACACTTAGCTGACATGAAAGTGAAGGTAACTAAGGATAAGAGACTGACAGCTGCTAAAGCCACAATAAGGTAAAGGGTGAGGTCTGACCGCTCAGGAGGGTGTGTGAGGAAGTCACTGGATTTGGGCATTTCCTCTGCATCCTCATCCTCCAGAACCAGCAGTACTGTTGCTGTGGAGGATAGAGAAGGGTCACCATTGTCTCTCACCAGGACCACCACCTGTTGGGTATCAGAGTCATCCTCCGATAAGGCCCGGGCTGTGCGCACCTCACCAGTGTGTGCAGATACAAGGAACAGTCCAGGGGCTGTGGACTGTGGtaacagagagtaagagagccATGCATTGTGACCAGCATCGGCATCCACAGCTGTCACCTTGGTGACCAAAGAACCAGGAGGAGTAGATCGGGGGAGACGTTGAGGGGCTGAGAACTCCCTGCCAGGTCTCGGGTGCAGCACAGCTGGGGCATTATCGTTCTGATCAAGGACAAACACATGGAGAGATGTGTTAGCATGCAGTCGGGGAGAGCCAGAATCTCGGACCCCCACCACAACTTGCAGCATCTGCAGTAATTCATAGTCAAAGGTCCGCTGGGCAAAGACTCGTCCATCCTCAGGGTTGACATACACAAAGGAAGAGGCTGGGGCTCCCTGAATTTGACTCCCCACAATAGAATAGGTGAGGCGGGCATTATCCCCCTCATCTGGATCTGAGGCAGCCACAGTACAGAGGAGAGAGCCTGGTGGCCGGTTTTCTGGGATATAAGCAGTGTAGAGCTGTTGGGTGAAATAGGGTGCGTTGTCATTAACATCTGAAATGTTCAGCCTGATGGTGAgatgtgtatgtaggggaggtgATCCAGCATCGCTGGCCAGCAGGTCGATTGTATAATGGGATGCAGCCTCTCTGTCCAAAGGCTGGCTGGTGAGCAGGGAGTAGTGGTTCTCAGAAGGCTTGATCTGAAATGGCAGGTTTGGAGATGTCTCCAGGGTCACCTCACCATTTCTACCCGAGTCTCGGTCCCGCACATTAAACAACCCCACAACTGTGCCCACTGGTGTGCTCTCTAGGACAGGGTTGACCAAGGATGCCAGTAGCACCTCAGGGGGATTGTCATTAGCATCCCCTACATCCACTTGAATTACACAGTGGCCCTCCATGGCTGGCTGGCCCTGGTCTCGAGCTCTTGCATGTATTTCATAGAAATTTGATTCCTCAAAATCTACTGGACCCAACACATGGATTGCTCCACTGCTAGGATCCAGGCCAAAGAGATTCTTCACTGCTTCAGATGTATGGTCTCCAAAAGAGTAGTCTAGCTGACCATTGGTGCCCTCATCTGGATCAGTGGCATTGAGACGGAGCAGCAGTGTACCCGGGGGTGTGTTCTCTGGGAGTCCCACACGTAGAACTGAGGACTGGAAGGTTGGGGCATTATCATTAATGTCCAGCACAATGACAGAGATAAGACTGGTCCCTGAGCGGGCTGGGGTTCCCCCATCCACAGCAGTGAGTACCAGCTGATGTCTTGCCTGGGCTTCCCGGTctagctgctgctccagcactaGCTCTGGGAAGAGCTTCCCATCTTTTAGGGTCTTCACATGCAGAGAGAAGTGACTGTTGGGGCTTAGAGTATAAAAGCTCACAGTATTGGTGCCCACATCTGGGTCTTGGGCACTATCCAGTGGGAACCTGGCTCCAGGTGCAGCAGATTCTGAGATGCGCATCTGTCGCTCAGGAGTGGCAAAGCTAGGCGAGTTGTCATTGAGATCCAGGATCTCCACCTCTACCCGGGTGAGCTCCAGGGGGTGTTCAGTTACCACCTgtacaggcagcaggcagctagTGCTGGCTCCACACAGGCTCTCTCGGTCAATTTTGAGATTCACTGCCAAAGCTCCACTCATCAAGCTCAGGGAAAAATAGCGCCCACTCTCCTCAGAGCCCAGTCTCAGCCTGCGGCTCAATAGATCTGTCATCTTTAAGCCCAGATCTTGAGCAACATTCCCCACCAAAGTCCCCGGCTCAGATTCCTCCACCACTGAATACCGGAGCTGCCCAGACACCCAGCCACAGCAGCACAAGGACAACATACACAGCACTTGCCATTTCCCAGCGACCTGTGGTGGTGATGCCATAGGCCCCATGACCCAGAAGTCCCTTCTTGGAGAGTAACTGTGCTGTCCTGTCTCCAAGGTAAAAACCCAGAGCTTGGAATGCAGGAGCTGAAGTCTCCTATGTCTCCTTCcagcctctttaaaaaaaaagaaagaaaaaaaaaactgctctgAGGTTTGCCTGCCTGCAGCCTTTCTTAGTCACCAACTGGCGGGggtgggcgggggaggggagTTAAATGTAAGTGGCGCtagggagctggaggaggagaggcaggcaggaagagcagATCCCCCACCTCAGCTCTAAGTTTGATTGGCCAAAAAGTCTGTCTGCTCTCAACCAATTATGAAGTCTCCCAGGTCCTGGAAACCTTGGGAACAGTCCCTGAAAAATCTGTGTCACAGAAGCCTCCCCACTCGTTTGGGCTGCAGGTTGATTCAGCCCCCTTTGGCAGTAAAGTTTGATGGCTCAGATGGTACTCAACGGGGAAGATTAAAACGGTACAAAACTCCTTAGTGTTCCATCCCAGCAACTTCCTGTGTGACTTCAGAAGCTTTTTTGCTTCAACCAACAAAAATGTGTCCTTGTGGAGATGCAAATCCCACGTGGCATTTTCCTTCCCATCCTCCCAAACCCCAGATCCTACCAAATACTAATAAAGCTTTGTCAGGCCTTCTAAAGTCCCGCCCTGCTCTCCAGCAATGTCAGGCGACAGCCACACGACTTAGCTTTTCTGAGGCCCTAGACTCAGAATGAGACTGAGCAGCATAGATTATGGAAAGATAATGTTTCCAGGGCTGGTCGAGGCTACTCTGGAGGGACCAGAGGCCACAAGGGCCTCCAGGTTTTATAGTTTCACTGAATCCAAAACTCTCCCTAAAGAGTCCCAGAattcgggggtggggggactgaTAATGGGACATAAAggtgcataaaataaaagattcCCAGAATGTCTGTCCCTCTGAATTCTCTGTCAATCAATTTTCTGACACTGAGTGACCACCTACCTACTGCTTCCCCCTAAAGAGGTAACAGCTGCTCCCTGTTCCCAGATTACTGCATCTAGTTCACATCCCAGTGGGGAACACCAGGAGTCCGGGGAAGATCTCTGCTGCCTCTTTGATCTGCACCTCTCAGCTCCATTGGCTCTTTCCCTTTTTTTGACATTGCTATTTTTCCAAATAAACAGTTCCCTTCACAGTGGGCTAGAGAACACCAGACAGCATGGGGCAAAAGATTTTTAGTCTACCATCAAACCAGTTGGAGATGGTATCCAGAGTCAACATTCTCCAGAGCACAGCCCTCCCATTCAGAAAGAACAGAGGAGGCGGTCCTGGGTTTAGGTGATGTCCTGGCCCAACCCACACTTGTGCAAGATAGCTTCGATTTATTGATGCTCCTATATTCCATTATCGCACTTCCACAACAGCTTGGTCCTTGATAACCAGTTACTTTTATGTCTTAAACTCTAAAAAAATATGGACATTACTCCTCCTCCCGCCCCCACTGAATTCTAATCTATGGGCTTTACTCATCCCCAAGTTCTAATCACCAGTCAATTCAGAAACCACTTGTAGAGCACAGCATTTATAACACAGTTACTACTTACAAAAATGGTGGCATCCCTATGGGCTCTTACAGGAAGGTCAGTACCCTCTGGCTCTTGGCCCAGCCATTTGGCTGGATCACAATCGCCCTCAAGCATTGGCTGAGCCTGCAAAGGTCTCACCTCTAGCCCATAGAGAAGATCAGAGGGCGGACAGCTTGGGCGCACAGGCTCCCCTGCCATAGGTGCACTGGGTGACTTCACCATCATGAAGCTGTCACTCCGAGTGGGCGCAGAAGCCAATGGTGTACAGCCATGAGAGTGGCCTCCCACGTCAACAAACTTGATAGGATCTTCTGACCCTAGCTGGATTCGGAGGATCCCATTGGATGGAGGAAGCCCCTCCCTCCTCCGAGATCTGGTGAGACAGGCGCAGGTGCCCGCAGGAAAGCATGTTACTCCACAGGCAGCCCCACGAAGACACTTAGAGAGCAGTACCACAAAAGACCCAAAGGAGACAAAGCAGATGGCCAC
This DNA window, taken from Arvicanthis niloticus isolate mArvNil1 chromosome 14, mArvNil1.pat.X, whole genome shotgun sequence, encodes the following:
- the LOC117719689 gene encoding protocadherin gamma-C5 isoform X2 — translated: MGPMASPPQVAGKWQVLCMLSLCCCGWVSGQLRYSVVEESEPGTLVGNVAQDLGLKMTDLLSRRLRLGSEESGRYFSLSLMSGALAVNLKIDRESLCGASTSCLLPVQVVTEHPLELTRVEVEILDLNDNSPSFATPERQMRISESAAPGARFPLDSAQDPDVGTNTVSFYTLSPNSHFSLHVKTLKDGKLFPELVLEQQLDREAQARHQLVLTAVDGGTPARSGTSLISVIVLDINDNAPTFQSSVLRVGLPENTPPGTLLLRLNATDPDEGTNGQLDYSFGDHTSEAVKNLFGLDPSSGAIHVLGPVDFEESNFYEIHARARDQGQPAMEGHCVIQVDVGDANDNPPEVLLASLVNPVLESTPVGTVVGLFNVRDRDSGRNGEVTLETSPNLPFQIKPSENHYSLLTSQPLDREAASHYTIDLLASDAGSPPLHTHLTIRLNISDVNDNAPYFTQQLYTAYIPENRPPGSLLCTVAASDPDEGDNARLTYSIVGSQIQGAPASSFVYVNPEDGRVFAQRTFDYELLQMLQVVVGVRDSGSPRLHANTSLHVFVLDQNDNAPAVLHPRPGREFSAPQRLPRSTPPGSLVTKVTAVDADAGHNAWLSYSLLPQSTAPGLFLVSAHTGEVRTARALSEDDSDTQQVVVLVRDNGDPSLSSTATVLLVLEDEDAEEMPKSSDFLTHPPERSDLTLYLIVALAAVSLLSLVTFTFMSAKCLRKHENGDRGGGHCCRGQNSPSREFYKQSSPNLQVSSDGTLKYMEVTLRPTDSQSHCYRTCFSPASDGSDFTFLRPLSVQQPSALALEPEALRSRSSTLRERSQQAPPNTDWRFSQAQRPGTSGSQNGDETGTWPNNQFDTEMLQAMILASASEAADGSSTLGGGAGTMGLSARYGPQFTLQHVPDYRQNVYIPGSNATLTNAAGKRDGKAPAGGNGNKKKSGKKEKK